TTTTTcggattaataattttcctaTCGCagtttaaacattatttaattgcaatctTGTGACTCGTACATTTATCGTGTAATCACATTTATTCCGTTAAATCTTGAAATCAATGTTTGAATATAATATCGGCAAAGGAAGGAACGAGacatattttacgaaatttataacattttattgataaGTTTTCTTgcagaataaattataaaaatgtatttggtTTCTCAAGCAGTAGCTCGAAGCTGCGTATTATTAccagttaaattaaaatctggTCAAACGCCAGATTTTATCCAGAGAAATTCAATCAAAGAATtatctatatgaaaattgtcTATATGTCGCACGCAAAGTGTAGAGCATTGTTACAGCTCCTTGTGCATTCACTTATTGTACCTCATTGTTAGCATCTATTGGTGACAAAAAGATTATCACGGTTGTTTCATTTAGCCTGTTATGCGAAgtacatacaaataaaattacaaataaatttataaagaaataaaaataaataaacttttccaGTGCGCGCGGATTGAAATGATACTAAATGcagtataaatatacatgGTTTCTTGTACTGATGTAAATCTCTCGACAGTGAGAGAAACATATACAAGAAGGAAGTGCTACGACGTGTTTAGCCGTCTTCGAATTTCCTCGACAAGATTGCTTCGTAGCACGCGAGTTTCCTCTCGTGTCGAGACGACTCTCAGTGTAACTTCACCCTTTGCTAGCTCGCCCTCTCCGACGATTATAGCTAGCGGGATGCCATTCTCTTCACAATGTTGCAATTGCGCCAACAGTTTAGCATTCTTTTTATAGGACTGCTCTGCCTTCACGCCTGCCTGCCATAGATCCGCTAGTATCTTCATTCTTTCTTCATGCAGATTCTTCTGCGCGCTCGCCACGAACACCTCAATCTCGGCAGTGCGAGTCTTCAGGCCTTTGTTTGCCAGTTTCGCCTCCATAACGCTGAATATTCGCTCCACACCCACCGACACGCCGACACAAGgcacatttttgtttttgctgTCAAACATGCCCACTAAATTATCATAGCGGCCGCCCCCTGCCACGCTACCAACACCAATATCATCTCCTACAAAGAATTAACAAaagttatcaatattatttcgccaaaattatttcatattctattttattataaatatagaaaaaaagataattaaaaaatgttatgtaccGCTTAATATAGCTTCGTAAATAACACCCGTGTAGTAATCGAGTCCTCTCGCGAGACTCAAAtcaaacttaattttatcgaGAATTCTGTAGATGCCACAGTATTTCAGCAACAGTTCCATGGAGTCTAAACCTTGTACAGCGACGGGCTGTTTCATCAGCTCTTTGTCTTTCCTCAACTCGGCTATCAGTTCCACTCCACCGGACTGCGAAACGTAATTGCCGACCTTATCGGCGATACGCTCATCCAATCCCTTCTCGTCTGTCATCTCCTTCTTCACTTCCTCCCACGGGGTTTTGTCTAGCTTGTCCACGGCGGAGCAGATACCACGGAATTTACTCGGTGGCACGCCGCATGCAGCGAATATACCATCCAGCAGAGACCTGTGATTCACCTTAATTAAGTATGATCCTAGATTCAGGGCCTCTAATGCTTCACATACAACCTTGATGCACTCTACATCCGGTAGCATCAGATCATATTGACCAGCAATGTCGAAATCCTTGAAgcattaaatcaaatatcaatATCAACGAAATAAAACGTCTCTGGAACATAATAGCATACACATATTGCACTTACGCATTGGTAAAATTCTCTGTATCTGCCTTTCGTCGTGGCTGGGTTATCTCTTCGGTAAACCTTGGCAATATGATATCTCTTAATGGAAGAGATCTTATTCATGGCCAGATACCTTGCGAAAGGAACTGTTAAATCGTATCTAAGTGCAAGGATCTCACCACCTTGGTCCTTCAGGTCGTAGATGAGTTTAGAATCTTCACCATATTTACCCGTCAAGACATCCTGTGTAAcaagattaataataacaatattaaaattaattacgacaTTGTTATTACGACAAAATTATGACATTGTTTTGGACCTTACCTTCAATTCGAATACAGGCGTATCTATCGTTTCGGCGCCGTGACGCTTGAATACTGATATTATTTTCTCCAGTACTCCCAATCGCAGTGCCATTTGTTCTGGATTATAATCCCTTGTGCCTTTCGGCGTTTTGAGGATAAGCTTGTGAGGGCAGCCATTCTCCTCTCCCAATTGTGCCTTCAGATCTAACAACTTGGCGACTTCCTCTGCTATCTATGAACAGACAAACGAGAATGCGTCGTTAATACGGAGTGTGTCGTGACATCGCTCTCACTCTCAATTATTCAGGGTACGATATTCGGGAAACGTCGTACCCACCTGTGACGTCGTGGACATCGGTACGTTGCGATTGCGTTTCCACATGACGAGGAAAGAATTGTTGCGCATCAGGCGTAACATCGTGAATGGATGGAGAAAATTACAAGGCAACcagaatgaaagagaaaagcCCCCTCAATGTTGATTTATCAAACTAGTCCAAACAGCAGAGATAATATCAGTAAGCAAGCTAGCAAGAGACTGCCATTAACTATTGCCACAGTCTACAGTTCGTTTTTaatcctttttcttttataaaaacttcaagtttatagaatttgagAAGAATGCAAGGAATCTCTTAGGAAATTTAACTTCTCAGAAGAGAATGTATTTACTTTCCATATCTAATTTTTGCCATGTAAAAgcttttacacaaaaaaagaaacatcaagtatcaaattaaaattaatgtattctatttaacaatcattattttgcatataagcaaaaattattatgacaaTCATACTTacaattatgataataatcttacttatatgtaatttaatctttaaggAATTTGatcttaaattttagcaaaatgttatttttatttcaatagtCTAAAAAgcatattgtttaataataatagtatcaaataattctatttattatatgtggtttgaagatattatttttttctttaagctCTCATAgacgttattaaatataatgagattatatctgtcttgataaaactatacaaaattCTTCATGTAAACAAATCTGTTTAACGTTACATAatctcattttaatatttaacatttcaaaaataaagatattctcagaacaaaaatgttctttttctgTGTATGTGCTTTAGCCGAAAGAGTTTTCCCACATGTTCGCCACAGcacaataattttgcaataatttatagcaGCTCTGCTTGCAAGCAACTGGCGGCTGCCTCACCTTTTTGTCTAGCGTACTTTTGTTAACATAACGAGTAAAACCCTTCAACCACTCGAGCTTTTCCACCAGAGAAGCGAGCGGCAGCGCTTCCGCATTAGGAAACGACAGACGCTCCTCCCGAGTAAAACTCTTCATGTTAATATGCCACCTGCTGAGATGCGGCCATCTCGCAAGCTCGTCGTCGAGGACGACGCGCAACGTGTCGAATAGTTCGGCGTCCTTGGACGTTGGGCACCAACCGCACACATAGCTGACGTCCGCAAGATTATCGTTTAGGCTTTCTAACTCGACATTTATATCAGACTGCTCTCCATACTCCTGAGAAACGAGACGACTCTCTCTAAAAGAAAGGTTCGGAGAACATTGGCGacaaaaaagggaaaaagagaaatctaTTCTTCGCGCCCGTCCTTGGAAGAGATCGCTGTTACATTGCGAGGGGCCTGTTGCATCATGTCCACCGTCATGAAAGATCTGTTCGTTCAGATTGCATTTTCTTTGTTAGACAAGGGGAATCGGTTACGCTTTCACACCTCCGGAAGGTTTTAGAACGAAAGGGAAACCAACAGACCCGATGACTAGGTGACACAAAGAAATCCAGAGAAGTGTGAACCCAGGAAGCATGACGCAAGGCAACGCGAGGCGAGAACACGTTCGAGGTTTAAACGTTTACGGTGAAAAGCGCGAGGGACCACTTTCAAACCGATTTCACGGAAGGAAGTCAAGGTGACACGATGACAGGGTGTAATTGAGACACGGCCGCGGAATCGAGGCCCCTCTCCGAAAGCGAACAGGAGAAAGGAGGTACATCTGTGACACGCGGGGCGCCTCGTAGGCCTCCAGGATTTCTCGCGAAAGGGTTGGAGGGAAAAGGGTGAAATAGGGTTAGGTGTCCTCGCGAAGGTCCGCGTACCTGCGTGTTGTCGGCTTTCGTGGCCTTCAGTCGTCGCACCACCTCGCCCTGCTCTTTCACGCGAGACAGTAATGTATCCCTCGTCGTTTCGTCAGCCATCGCGCTAAGCGGAGCAACAGCACCGCACGCGGTATCCCAGGACACAGACAGAAGCCCGATTCCGTGCGTTCCGTTCGCCAGCGCGTTACTTTATAGCCCGAGCCGCCTGTAGAACGACCGAACGAGCGCTTCCAATCGCGGCGTACTTCACTCAACTTCACTCGAGAGAGCCGAGAGGCTCGACTGTAGGCTCGACTTGCGATTCTTGCGAAACAAATTCGCCGATCGCGTTACTCCCATATTTAATTGAAGTGAACGCGCATAGCCACGATGCATGTATGAGTGAAAGTGTGGGAGTCGTGGGAGaagcagaaaaaaaagatgaaatagtAAGGTCTGCTTACTTGACTCAGAACGAAATAGTCACAAATGGAATGTTGAGgtgaaaaaggaagaaagatgAAAAAGGCCCAGAAAGTTCAACCGTGAAGAATCCTTTTCATGTAGCTCACAAAATGTTCTTCAGGGAATAGGAACTGTTATAGTAGAAAGAAGTGTAGCGATTCACGCGTCTGAAGTTTCGGAGCATGACGTAACCATCAAATTTCAGACGCAGCAAATTCAGACTAGTCGTTTCCTATGCATCTATATGTAGGTGAAGGAAAGACATGCTAATATATGTGTGTTGattaaaaattcgaatttcgatcgaaaatttatttgtacaatataattttgattagtTCGGTGTTCGCACACAGGCGTACGCATCTCGACACATCTCGATCGTAGCAAAAGGAACGTAGCTGTAATCAGCTGTAATGATGGGAGGCGTGGAGCGTGGAGCACCGTGGAGAAAGATCTTCCAACAATGCACCAATGACGTTACGCGGCCAACTTCATGGTGCACGATACGCGTGACAAAAACGAAATACCACGTGGaatgtataacaaaaaaaaactggaCCCGTATAAcctttatattgattttagcttgatcaaaataatttaagctcGAGATCTTAATCGTTTAAACATTGCAGTTGCGGGAATCTGATTGAATtgtgtgtaattaaataaaataattgctatttttgtatattttgtatattatacatatacataatataatatcaaattagtaataagattttttttcataaattacgTATATGATTCATTATCTTTATttgaatgtatataataacgtatatttaaacatttttagtcgtaatattttattattctaaggcacgtgtatgtaaaattaactgACTAAATTTGTTCGCTTCAATGACATCGTAACTCTTGTTAACGTAAATGTATCAATGCGATTTATTATCTATTCGATCACGCTTCAACCTCTTTAATTTATGCGCAGTTACGTTTTGCCTGTAATCAATCTTTCCGAAGCTGTTCGGAACGCGCACGATCGGATTTTACGGGAATTACGGCCGATTTCACCAACTTTCCTTCGAATTAAGATTAGATAACGTCTATTAAATTCGCACTTAACGGCTTTTTAGGCGAAAAAGAGTTTCCCTGTTTCaagttttttaacatttaatattatagttgATAATTATACTGATTATTTGGAGCATTTCGTATCTGTAAAgatatttaagtttttaattttgtaattctcAAGCTTTGACAAATTGTTTCATTTCTAAGAACAAGAGAAAATCTTAGAACCATTTTTTccatagttttattaatttaaaaattgataatttattttattcttttttaatcttgacaaaatttgctaaaagaatttattaattaaatacgtatcttttttattaaatattttactggcttattgatatatatttgaaaatgtaaaagtttaataaaattgacacaTTAACGCTTGCCAAATTTACACGTATGTCACTGTAtttcatgtttaaaaaaaaaaaaggtatttcCAAAGTCATTCTATCCAAACATCTCAATTTTACACCTTGAACACCTTTGACAGCAAAAGTTGGAATTTATTGAAAGAATTTACGCTCGAGCTCGACATTCACCAACCCAatgtagatattaattaaatttctctattCAAGAGAACAAATTATGTTAACAGAGCAGATCTGCAAATGAAGCATTTTACAACTTGTCTCAAGGCACGACATGGAGGATCATATGCTTCATTCAcgcatttaatttacattttgatatGCGCATTATAAATGTAGAGAGTAAGAGGCTAAGAATAAGAACttattttgaatatcttttaataaagaaaaatattgtcttATTTTGACACATGCaaatcttacaattagtaGGTAAAGTTCTTGTATTTCACTCACTTATAATTTagaagaaaactattttttataatgttggaACAATCGCTATGATTTGTTTTCTTAAGTTTTTATCTGTGGTTTGGAGAAAGCGTTTTACTTTCAATTGTAAAAGATTGTGTATATAGATTATTGTTCGATAAAATAGGATTTCAGAAGGGCAgtcaataaacttttatttcaaaaataaatttattaatatatcataaagttatttatatttataaaaaaatactctgcaatatatataaacaagctgtcgaataaattcaataaatcttaattcttaattttttattttcaatacctttatgaaataaaaatttttaatatgactttttaagtttattatccTGTAAAGAAACCACATCTgatttaattatgaatatctataatattaaaataaaatatagaattttaagagagatttttttaagtaaatctaaaatttattagaaatatagataaaagctaagatttgtaaaatttgatgACACGTTTCTTTtcgaaaattatatacaaataataaaagatgaaataagtaatataccctgttaatttgcaaaaatgcaCGTATGCTTCTCAGAGCTTGTTGAAATGCTTTCTCAAAGCCAGCGCTACCAGTATCCTATCAATACACAAAATTTACTGATtaactttagaaaaatatatagttagcCTTGTTAAACATGAAGCACTTATACTTTTTGCTGGATATCTTATACGTTACATACAAAGAGAGGGTCTCTGATGATGACTGTTCCAGCTGGATCGTATTTCCCAAGTAGTTCTATTTTCGCTCGGCTATTATCTGGTCGCATCTCGtacaaattatgaataatgtatTCATCCATTCCGAATATCCAGTCGAACTCGTAGAAATCTTTCGTTGCGATCTAGAATtactttcaataatttcaCACATGTCAAATCTCTGTATCTGTATCTCCATGATTATACACACAAAATGCTTTTGTCCAACAATCATTGCATGTAAAACTACATAGATAAATACAAGAGCAAAGGAACTCTCACTTGTCTCGCAATATGAGAATAATCTGTAATTCCTGCTTTCTGAAGAGTGGATATCGCTCTGGGTTCAGGACCATTGCCTACATGATATCCTAAAACAGCAGCACTTTCAACCTCCCAGAAATCAGTCAAACCCATCTGTTGCATTTGATCCTGAAACACTGCTTCTGCCATAGGAGAACGGCAACTGTTGCctgtgcaaaaaaaaacagtttaagatgttaatttaaagtaaaatattgaaattccAGTTTACATCTATTGTCATTGTGAAGTATTCGGAAATCTTGAAATGGATtccaaaatttcataaatttatatatgatagCAGCATGATatttaacacttaaaaaatatctccAATAGATTTACtgatttaaagtaaataatttatgtaaacatATATGTGCTTTGCTGCCtttctatttcataatttctaattttaatacagagattatttaaaagtaatataattgatttaactCTAAATGCAATCATTTCAACAGCATTTCATATTATTCTCTAACGtgtgaaaatatttgattatattgacaacttttataaatatgttagaCATATTCTAACGCTCTTCTATACtgttattttcattctttataaGGAGATCCTAAAGTCATCtattttatcgatattttttattttaagtaatcttttaattggctTTATAAAATCACAAAACTCTTTTGCAGAATTAAAGTGCACATCAAAATTTAGGGAAATATAGtcgatttaatatcaaaaaccaaaaataattcatttttggTACGTGGAGCTGTCACttgataacaattaatatttgctatagtatacaaaatctacgatatatatgtacaaaatgaaGCCGTATTTCTCTAGGaatgacatatatatatgaacaATTCAATTCATCGTGCAATTCAAACTAAGATTAAAagtctagaaaaaaagattagttttaataactttttataaccGCAAATTCAGATATAGGTTAGCAGTCTCAAAAACATTGTTTATCTCGGTATAAAATTCAGTTcatatgattaatatttaatacatgtactttaattctggaaaagtaTTTCtgaatctttaaaaaaaatacatacaaaatcttGTGATATGCATGAATgattctacattatcgacaCTGATTAAGTTTGACGGGCAATTAActgatgaaatattataagaaaatataagacTGCTACTTTTATTTAGCAGTTTTAATTCGACAAGTTATCTACTTGTTCTGCTACACACGTTTAAttacataacttttaaaaatagaaagctGCAAATAACCGTATAAACACTAACCTTTTAGAAGTCatcattaaaaagttattttattttattacaattgcaatgtttaattatatttctttctaaaaaaaaatagaactattgaaacaatgcttaatttttatatcctatactttaaaaaaatttgagtttatatgattgaaaataaatataattataaataatttaaaactacaGTACCTAAACAAACCATAAGGACTCTTCCCTTTTGTGTCATTACAaatgatcttttttttctataactgttcaatataatattaatattacagtgGTAGAACGTAAGAACTATAAAGCTGTTAAAACGCGTTTCAAAACTGTTTGCAAAAGtctgaaaatcaataatatacataatgtgaattatatatatttcctaGGTTGCGTTCAGAAACATCACCAGAGTGCCCTCAAGTATCTTTTAATTCTTGTTAATCGAATGTTAAATAAGGAAAACGACCAGTAAGCCTATACAAAACAGCTGCGCAACGACAATATAACGATACTGAACTGTTGTTAATTAAGAGTTTACAGAATAGGTCTACTGGAGACATCCTCAGATATTGTTTCTGAACGCAATTCTGATAGATTATAGAAGTCATAGGGTGCGACTATCTTCATTATCTATTCattaatagtaaaacaataataGATTAATGTTGTCATGTTGATAGCACTAATTTAATAGCATCTTCCCGAACGCGCCCATATATAGTGATGTCATTTGTCACTTGATGATGATATGATAATGTCGTAAGAGCTAAGAGctttaatatacttataagtgacaaacaaaatattaataatatcattgTGATTTACTTGTTGGGTTGTGATTGTGTTTTACTTGTTGGgtcaattattgataataaaatttgaaacgcAACCTTAGAcgaaaaaagataagaaaaaaaagaagaaaggaatgaaaagaaaaagaaaaataataatgaaagcgAAAATATGACCTTGTGCACTTCTGAattgagtttttaatttctcttttttaaaattaaatataaaagaagtgATTAGTTTAGACTACATATTGTAGATCGATATTTGAGGTAATGAAtctaaactaaataataattaccatAAAAGAAATCGTATTAATCTTTTacacagtaatttttaaaaataacatttattgttgtgaaaataaaataccttGGAAGGAGAAGAAAcgcgtattattattaacgatTACAATAAGTGTAAtacatgtacattatatatatatatatatgtgtgtgtgtgtgtatgtgtgtgtgtgtataaaatatacataatacatttaaaaatttattttttattatatatttattttttacattatattttaccttacacaaattattttataatagtattaacaaatatatatttctctgtattagttgtataaatattctttgaatatatttaattcataataaattcaatgtaTAAGATAATTCAATGTACTTCACATATATTAATCTAAAACTATATTCTTCTAAAAAtgctaataaatttatactttagaGTAGTATGTGTTAATTTgaatgtttgttaaaaaatgctgTTATACTTGCTAAACATTGTTCATAGACTTTCTGAAATCCTATACTATTGCTATCCTGTAAAATCatgaaaacaatttaatatatatttccattttttcatttctataaataccaaaaaagataacatacataatatggatctcgtattataatttttccacTTGGATCATAACTTCCTAAAAGTTCTATTTTTGCTCGGCAATTCTGTGGCTTCTGAATGTTCAAATCTTTAATGTTCTGATGATCCATACCAAATATCCAATCAAATTCATGAAAGTCTGTCTCTATGATCTGTATGTGAATaacaacttttaaatataacaaataatttacagtaatataatagtttcaataattctaaataaatatcaactaatttatttaattatagtaaGACTAatcatatttctttctttcataaaaagaatttaatcatAAAACCATTTAGCATAGAAAAGCTAAGtcaaatattagtaaaaagtttaatgtttACTTTTGAAAATCACAAAATCTTACTTGGCGTGCTCTATGGGAATAATCAGTGATCCCATTTTCTTTCAGTGTATCTTGGGCTCTATTATCTGGCTCTTTACCTGTATGATATCCTATAATGCCAGCACTGTCTACCTTCCATTGATCTTGCAAACCTCTCTTATTCACctcattttgaaaaatagcCTCTGCTATCGGTGAACGACAAATGTTGCCTATAATGTGagacatatgtatataaaactattgattaataaacttgtataaattaatttattatgttttttcttacataaaaatatcttagcatatatttgtaaaaaattaaagtatacaaaatatttctttgtaatacCTAAACAGACCATGAgtacttttttctctttcgacATTTCGATCCAAGATATAGTATGctttttatctaataaaagattttttttcaatatataaatttgtcatGAACATAACATCAATGTCAAAAGACCTGTTGgttgaaatatctaaaaatttttgcacttAAAACGAGATAAACATATATTGAGAGCGTTGAAAAGAGTgaaaacaaagattttaaGTGCAAAAAGTGCAAGCAACACGACAGATCTAAGTTGCGTTCGGAAACGTCACCCGAGTGCTCTTGGGtatcattttatccttgtCTTATATTCAACTGTATTCAACAAACAATAATGATAGAATAATACCCGAGAGCACTCAGGTGATGTTTCTGGAACACAGCGCTAAAGATTGcacaaatacccgctctaacagaaaagttgcaagtttattggttaaaagctaaacaatagccaataaattttcaacttttctgtaagaacagaatttgcgaatacgtttctcttgcgaataaattcaagaatggAGCcccaatattttatttttcactcaCCGTTCATGAATTAGTCCAGTTTTATTTTGTccaatcaattaattaaactttgatatttttttaaataataatatttttatttttacatattaacatttaatatatatttttataaatctatatattaatatatatatttttatttttatacattaatatttttgtctgCAATTCTCAATTCttaaggccggatctacaataggtgtagtaagccttaagccataagaaattaaccaattatattcgattattcttttcatattcgattataattggtcaatttcttatggcataaggcttactacacctattgtagataaCCTAAccatttgtcgttaagcaaaattaacaaatacaattgatcaattccaatggaataatcggccagttaatttaaccgtgagttgtggaaccgggccttaggcctatttctaccaacgtagattaactttaatcttgaaTTAAgttactctttatctctttctaatttttggaactagaatgagataacaagtaaattaaaccaagattaaaattaatctacgttggtagaaatagGCTTTAGTGGAGGACAGTTGGCAGCGCTGAGAAACTTCTGGGGTTTTAAATGTTTTGCGTCGGGACGGATCATGTTCCTTTCCGTGCGTAACGTTATCCTGTAAACACGTGGTTACGgtcgtaattattaaatttgaggCGAAATACTCTGCGAATCATGTAAGTATCTGCGCTGTTCTGTTCGCTGTCGCGCAGATCTcattttttcgcattttttacgATCCCGGTCGATCCGGCAGCCGGTTATTCGCGCGCATATCGCAAGCGGCATGCTTGCTGCATTTCTGTCCGTCGCCCATTACACATTGGGCAAATATTGAATGATAACTGTTAATTAACGTTTTCGATTGCCATATTCATGTCGGGTGAGCATCCGACGAATAAATCGCGTCCAcgttattcatatttttttctcctttgtGCGATCTTAATGTTACTGATATTGTACAAGATTGCACAATGTTATGTATACATCCTTGCTCGATCTAAtggaagaaatttttattgaatctgTTCACGATGCTGGAAATTACTCCGAGATATTAAATAACGAAGATGATAAATCACGTTTAAACAATACAGTCAATTAACTGATACAATTCGTTGGTTCTGTTTTTGTCTGAAATCTtggaacaatttttaaacattgcgAACACAAAgctttaaaaaacaaaaaattcatgtattttataaccGCAAGTTTCTGACGactaaatttgtttttgcagAATGCCACTGGCCAGAGATTTCCTTCATCCGAGCCCTATTGAGGAAAAGAGGAAACATAAGCTGAAGAGGCTTGTACAGAAACCGAACAGTTACTTTATGGATGTCAAGTGTCCTGGGTGTTATGCCATCAAAACTATTTTCTCACACGCCCAGAGGCCAGTTGAATGCGATGGATGCCGCACGATACTTTGCACACCGACAGGTGGCAAAGCACGATTAACTGAAGGCTGTTCTTTTAGAAGAAAGGTCCAGTGTTAATTTTAAGCAATATGTATTTGATGCTTACTCTTTATATT
Above is a window of Monomorium pharaonis isolate MP-MQ-018 chromosome 10, ASM1337386v2, whole genome shotgun sequence DNA encoding:
- the LOC105832117 gene encoding histidine--tRNA ligase, cytoplasmic isoform X2; this translates as MADETTRDTLLSRVKEQGEVVRRLKATKADNTQIAEEVAKLLDLKAQLGEENGCPHKLILKTPKGTRDYNPEQMALRLGVLEKIISVFKRHGAETIDTPVFELKDVLTGKYGEDSKLIYDLKDQGGEILALRYDLTVPFARYLAMNKISSIKRYHIAKVYRRDNPATTKGRYREFYQCDFDIAGQYDLMLPDVECIKVVCEALEALNLGSYLIKVNHRSLLDGIFAACGVPPSKFRGICSAVDKLDKTPWEEVKKEMTDEKGLDERIADKVGNYVSQSGGVELIAELRKDKELMKQPVAVQGLDSMELLLKYCGIYRILDKIKFDLSLARGLDYYTGVIYEAILSGDDIGVGSVAGGGRYDNLVGMFDSKNKNVPCVGVSVGVERIFSVMEAKLANKGLKTRTAEIEVFVASAQKNLHEERMKILADLWQAGVKAEQSYKKNAKLLAQLQHCEENGIPLAIIVGEGELAKGEVTLRVVSTREETRVLRSNLVEEIRRRLNTS
- the LOC105832117 gene encoding histidine--tRNA ligase, cytoplasmic isoform X3 — translated: MLRLMRNNSFLVMWKRNRNVPMSTTSQIAEEVAKLLDLKAQLGEENGCPHKLILKTPKGTRDYNPEQMALRLGVLEKIISVFKRHGAETIDTPVFELKDVLTGKYGEDSKLIYDLKDQGGEILALRYDLTVPFARYLAMNKISSIKRYHIAKVYRRDNPATTKGRYREFYQCDFDIAGQYDLMLPDVECIKVVCEALEALNLGSYLIKVNHRSLLDGIFAACGVPPSKFRGICSAVDKLDKTPWEEVKKEMTDEKGLDERIADKVGNYVSQSGGVELIAELRKDKELMKQPVAVQGLDSMELLLKYCGIYRILDKIKFDLSLARGLDYYTGVIYEAILSGDDIGVGSVAGGGRYDNLVGMFDSKNKNVPCVGVSVGVERIFSVMEAKLANKGLKTRTAEIEVFVASAQKNLHEERMKILADLWQAGVKAEQSYKKNAKLLAQLQHCEENGIPLAIIVGEGELAKGEVTLRVVSTREETRVLRSNLVEEIRRRLNTS
- the LOC105832117 gene encoding histidine--tRNA ligase, cytoplasmic isoform X1 — its product is MADETTRDTLLSRVKEQGEVVRRLKATKADNTQEYGEQSDINVELESLNDNLADVSYVCGWCPTSKDAELFDTLRVVLDDELARWPHLSRWHINMKSFTREERLSFPNAEALPLASLVEKLEWLKGFTRYVNKSTLDKKIAEEVAKLLDLKAQLGEENGCPHKLILKTPKGTRDYNPEQMALRLGVLEKIISVFKRHGAETIDTPVFELKDVLTGKYGEDSKLIYDLKDQGGEILALRYDLTVPFARYLAMNKISSIKRYHIAKVYRRDNPATTKGRYREFYQCDFDIAGQYDLMLPDVECIKVVCEALEALNLGSYLIKVNHRSLLDGIFAACGVPPSKFRGICSAVDKLDKTPWEEVKKEMTDEKGLDERIADKVGNYVSQSGGVELIAELRKDKELMKQPVAVQGLDSMELLLKYCGIYRILDKIKFDLSLARGLDYYTGVIYEAILSGDDIGVGSVAGGGRYDNLVGMFDSKNKNVPCVGVSVGVERIFSVMEAKLANKGLKTRTAEIEVFVASAQKNLHEERMKILADLWQAGVKAEQSYKKNAKLLAQLQHCEENGIPLAIIVGEGELAKGEVTLRVVSTREETRVLRSNLVEEIRRRLNTS